In Deltaproteobacteria bacterium, one DNA window encodes the following:
- the trmFO gene encoding methylenetetrahydrofolate--tRNA-(uracil(54)-C(5))-methyltransferase (FADH(2)-oxidizing) TrmFO, protein MTATIIIGGGLAGCEAAWQLLQRGQRVVLYEMKPRSFSPAHKSPHLAELVCSNSLRSNSLDNAVGLLKEEMRRLGSLIIAAADATAVPAGSALAVDRLEFSRYIEEKLLSHGALEIIRGEVRELPPERPVIIATGPLTSPDLARHLAEWTGSADLYFYDAISPIIDGESINYDKVFRASRYEAGEGDYLNCPMEKDEYEHFWQMLSEGDEVPLQTCEELKFFEGCMPIEVMAKRGLSTLTFGPMKPVGLINPHTGRQPYAVVQLRRENLAATLYNMVGFQTKLTWPEQRRIFRTIPGLAEAEFVRYGSIHRNTFINSPALLAKTLQLHGNSGIFFAGQITGVEGYVESSAMGLLAGLSAHAHLSGRILPPPPETTAIGALVNYITRADKKTFQPMNVNFGIFPPLPAKTPKKLRGSSYSTRALTDLEQWLIGEDIKSPSIPLC, encoded by the coding sequence ATTACTGCTACGATCATTATCGGCGGCGGCCTGGCCGGGTGTGAAGCGGCCTGGCAGCTGCTGCAGAGGGGGCAACGCGTCGTCCTTTACGAGATGAAGCCCCGGTCTTTCTCTCCGGCCCATAAATCGCCGCACCTGGCCGAGCTGGTATGCAGTAATTCGCTACGTTCCAACAGCCTGGATAATGCTGTCGGGCTCCTCAAGGAAGAGATGCGGCGCCTGGGATCGCTGATCATCGCCGCGGCAGACGCCACCGCCGTACCCGCCGGCAGCGCGCTCGCCGTGGACCGGTTAGAATTTTCCCGCTATATCGAAGAAAAGCTCCTGAGCCACGGGGCATTGGAGATTATCCGTGGCGAGGTACGGGAACTGCCCCCCGAACGACCCGTCATTATCGCCACGGGTCCCCTCACCTCACCGGATCTGGCCCGACATCTTGCCGAGTGGACGGGAAGCGCAGATCTCTATTTCTATGACGCCATTTCACCCATCATTGACGGCGAATCCATCAATTATGACAAGGTGTTCCGCGCTTCCCGCTACGAGGCTGGTGAAGGAGATTACCTGAATTGCCCAATGGAAAAAGATGAATATGAACATTTCTGGCAAATGCTGAGCGAGGGCGACGAGGTGCCGCTCCAGACCTGTGAGGAACTGAAGTTTTTTGAGGGTTGCATGCCCATTGAAGTAATGGCGAAAAGAGGACTTTCAACGCTAACCTTCGGGCCCATGAAGCCCGTTGGACTGATCAATCCCCATACTGGCCGACAGCCCTATGCCGTGGTCCAGCTCCGCCGGGAAAACTTGGCGGCTACGCTGTATAACATGGTGGGATTCCAGACGAAATTGACCTGGCCCGAGCAGCGGCGGATCTTCCGGACGATTCCGGGGCTGGCCGAGGCGGAATTTGTCCGCTACGGCAGCATCCACCGCAACACGTTCATCAATTCGCCTGCGCTCTTGGCAAAGACGCTGCAACTGCATGGCAACTCCGGGATTTTCTTCGCCGGACAGATAACGGGCGTGGAAGGCTACGTTGAATCGTCGGCGATGGGCCTCTTGGCCGGCCTGAGCGCCCACGCCCACTTGTCGGGAAGGATTCTACCACCACCACCGGAGACCACGGCCATCGGCGCGCTCGTAAACTACATCACCCGGGCCGACAAAAAGACCTTCCAACCCATGAACGTCAACTTCGGCATCTTTCCGCCGCTACCCGCCAAGACCCCCAAAAAATTACGGGGCAGCAGTTACTCCACTCGTGCCCTGACAGACCTGGAACAATGGCTGATCGGGGAAGACATCAAATCCCCCTCAATCCCCCTTTGCTAA
- the dprA gene encoding DNA-processing protein DprA — protein MTDDELKYWLALKWVPGLGNVGFIALLDACGSPEEVFQAPTARLQATPGIGPKVATQIKAFHKWAEVERELALARERYVAIITCRDSLYPHNLLNIYDFPPFLYVKGTLREDDICIAVVGSRMASTYGRFSTERLCRELVMKGITIVSGLARGIDTAAHQGSLAAKGRTIAVLGCGLDIVYPPENKALFEIIPQQGAIITEFPFGTPPQGTNFPARNRIISGLSLGVVVVEASYRSGSLITARLALEQGREVFAIPGSIDADGSKGTNKLIKEGAKLIEGADDILEEILPQIRSKLAPPSPAKVDKPKVSADDPVAEKPSASRQEALTNEEGKLLKHVSADPVNVDQLIALTGGKAGEILNTLLLLELKGFIRQLPGKQFVRKE, from the coding sequence ATGACCGATGATGAATTGAAATACTGGCTGGCCCTGAAATGGGTTCCAGGCCTCGGCAACGTGGGTTTCATCGCCCTGCTGGACGCCTGCGGTTCCCCGGAAGAAGTCTTCCAGGCCCCGACCGCAAGGCTTCAGGCGACTCCGGGCATCGGCCCGAAGGTGGCAACCCAGATCAAGGCCTTTCATAAATGGGCCGAGGTGGAACGGGAGCTGGCCTTAGCCCGGGAGCGGTACGTTGCAATCATTACCTGCCGGGATAGTCTTTATCCTCATAACCTTCTTAATATTTATGATTTTCCGCCATTTCTCTACGTCAAGGGAACCCTCCGGGAAGACGATATCTGCATTGCCGTCGTCGGTTCCCGGATGGCCAGCACCTACGGCAGATTCTCCACGGAACGGCTCTGCCGGGAGCTGGTCATGAAGGGTATTACCATTGTCAGCGGTCTGGCCCGGGGTATTGACACGGCCGCTCATCAGGGCAGCCTGGCGGCTAAAGGGCGAACGATCGCCGTTTTGGGCTGCGGCCTGGATATCGTCTACCCTCCCGAAAACAAGGCGCTTTTTGAAATAATCCCCCAGCAGGGCGCCATCATTACGGAATTTCCCTTCGGCACGCCGCCCCAGGGAACTAATTTCCCCGCCCGCAACAGGATCATCAGCGGGCTATCGCTCGGGGTAGTAGTGGTAGAGGCCAGTTATAGAAGCGGTTCCCTGATAACCGCCCGGCTGGCCCTCGAACAGGGGCGGGAAGTGTTTGCCATACCAGGCAGCATAGATGCCGACGGGTCAAAAGGTACGAATAAATTGATCAAAGAAGGCGCCAAATTGATCGAGGGCGCCGACGACATTCTGGAAGAAATCCTGCCCCAGATCAGGAGCAAATTAGCGCCCCCTTCCCCCGCAAAAGTTGATAAACCCAAGGTCAGTGCTGATGACCCTGTCGCAGAAAAGCCATCAGCATCCCGTCAGGAAGCACTGACGAATGAGGAAGGCAAACTGCTTAAACACGTATCGGCTGACCCCGTTAATGTTGACCAGCTCATCGCCCTGACCGGGGGAAAAGCCGGCGAAATCTTAAATACCCTGTTATTACTGGAGCTGAAGGGGTTCATCCGTCAGTTGCCGGGAAAACAATTTGTCCGCAAGGAGTGA
- the rlmD gene encoding 23S rRNA (uracil(1939)-C(5))-methyltransferase RlmD, whose amino-acid sequence MQAGEVINIRIEDVAFGGSGVGRVQGMAVFVPFTVTHDEVTVEITSVRKKFALAEVRRILQPSEYRVAPACRYFGRCGGCQFQHIACEQQLAIKEKQVRDIFARLGKFPSPPVLGIIPSPGRLHYRGKADYHVRTGKDGRLLSLGFMQGASDSVLDIERCEIVAESINQSCQTFRAALLAEGGKYRRDRQTIWSSGEEGKIIAVPDDDAMPPLITRIVRGKRLVVPYGGFFQINTSLLDVLVEQVLKLADLTGRETVLDAYCGVGLFSLFLAPSAKNITGIEIVGPAIQCARENLQEAGCGNALFLRGDVGEVMKQKFTKRGRQADVVILDPPRSGCDRQVLDAVRKTAAKKVIYISCNPTTQARDLRYLVEAGFSLECLQPLDMFPQTGHIEVIGLLTAR is encoded by the coding sequence ATGCAGGCAGGCGAGGTTATAAATATCCGGATCGAGGATGTCGCCTTCGGCGGATCGGGGGTCGGGCGTGTGCAGGGGATGGCCGTTTTTGTTCCCTTTACCGTGACGCACGACGAAGTAACAGTGGAGATCACGTCTGTCCGGAAAAAATTCGCCTTGGCGGAAGTCAGGCGGATATTGCAACCATCGGAATATCGTGTTGCACCGGCGTGCCGGTATTTCGGCCGGTGCGGCGGTTGCCAGTTCCAGCATATCGCCTGTGAGCAGCAGTTGGCCATCAAGGAAAAACAGGTGCGGGACATATTTGCCAGATTGGGCAAATTCCCGTCGCCACCAGTTTTGGGGATCATCCCTTCTCCGGGCCGGCTCCATTACCGGGGCAAGGCGGATTACCATGTCCGGACGGGCAAGGACGGCCGGCTTTTGAGTCTCGGCTTCATGCAGGGCGCGTCAGACTCGGTGCTGGATATAGAAAGGTGCGAGATCGTGGCGGAAAGCATCAATCAGTCCTGCCAGACCTTCCGTGCCGCCCTGCTTGCGGAAGGCGGGAAATACCGGCGCGACCGACAGACTATCTGGTCTTCCGGTGAGGAAGGAAAAATCATTGCCGTCCCGGATGATGATGCCATGCCGCCGCTTATTACCAGGATTGTCCGGGGCAAGCGCCTCGTCGTTCCTTACGGCGGTTTTTTCCAGATCAATACCAGCCTTTTGGACGTATTGGTGGAACAGGTATTGAAACTGGCCGACTTGACGGGCAGGGAGACGGTTCTGGACGCGTATTGCGGGGTAGGGCTCTTTTCTCTTTTCCTGGCCCCCTCGGCCAAAAACATCACGGGCATCGAAATCGTCGGCCCGGCGATCCAATGTGCCCGCGAAAATCTTCAGGAAGCGGGTTGCGGCAATGCCTTGTTTTTACGGGGTGATGTGGGCGAGGTAATGAAGCAGAAGTTCACTAAACGAGGTCGGCAAGCCGATGTCGTCATCCTGGATCCGCCCCGGAGCGGCTGCGACCGTCAAGTCCTGGACGCCGTCCGGAAAACGGCGGCAAAAAAAGTTATCTACATCTCCTGCAACCCCACGACTCAAGCCAGAGATCTGCGTTATCTCGTGGAAGCCGGGTTCTCTCTGGAATGCCTGCAACCGCTGGATATGTTCCCGCAAACCGGCCATATCGAAGTCATCGGACTGCTCACGGCCCGATGA
- the topB gene encoding DNA topoisomerase III, with protein sequence MAKKLVITEKPSVARDIAKALGGFKARGKVFDRDDMIVCSAAGHLVELCMPEDLDKKKYGFWRLETLPILPETFQLKPSRSDGPKGRFSKKKDQAETPPEGGSELLDIIKREAKRKEIVGIVNACDAGREGELIFTYIMKYLGINKNTERLWLQSMTPASIREGFSHLLPGDRKAGLADAAVCRSEADWLVGINATRAFTIRLFGRNVKETANLGRVQTPTLALLVEREKAIQAFVSRDYWIVRGIFEVSGDTYEGIWIREHFKKKPNDPDDRADRIWSKTTADEIVARCAGKSAVATDKAKETREAPPTLFDLTTLQRESNRRFGLSARSTLSAAQSLYEKHKVLTYPRTDSKCLPEDYPAEVSRTLGSLDGLYAPLAQRIGDPSRAQMAKRIFDNTRISDHFAIIPTGETPKGLTAVEQKVYDLVVRRFLAAFMDSAVWKIVERTTRVGKDTFRTTARVLAKAGWREAFGKEEEPETDVGIASHLPALVDSEGILTRKVELDECRTNPPPRYNDATLLAAMETAGKLLDDETLAEAMKERGLGTPATRAETIEKLISAHYVTRDRRDLVPTSKAMNLIRLLLAIPVQELVSPTLTGEWENKLLMMEKSKLSRPDFMRDIMRFTAQIVEKARGFDMDTGFENSEPFGKCPKCGVTLREKLKAYECTGCDFKLYKTMSQRLITKDEAIELMDKQEIGPLDGFFSFKTRKHFSAGLRLNDEWKVEFVFEDRTANGGENGPNIPCPLCGKPMSARQGRFGPFLGCTGYPECKHTINVGPDGEPVAAPAGGTQSDVVCEKCGKPMAVKRGRFGTFLGCSGYPECKNIVKTGKGAAGSAQPQPPELTDTICDKCGRPMATKRGRFGPFLGCSGYPECKNIMKIKAGA encoded by the coding sequence ATGGCCAAGAAGCTTGTCATAACCGAAAAACCATCCGTCGCCCGCGACATAGCCAAAGCCCTGGGAGGCTTCAAGGCGCGCGGCAAGGTCTTTGACCGGGATGACATGATCGTCTGCTCCGCCGCGGGCCACCTCGTGGAACTTTGCATGCCCGAGGATCTGGACAAGAAAAAGTACGGGTTCTGGAGGCTCGAAACCCTCCCCATCCTGCCTGAAACCTTTCAGTTAAAGCCGTCCAGAAGCGACGGTCCCAAGGGCCGCTTCAGCAAGAAGAAAGACCAGGCAGAAACGCCCCCCGAGGGTGGCTCCGAATTGCTCGACATCATCAAGCGGGAGGCAAAGCGCAAGGAGATCGTCGGGATCGTGAATGCCTGCGACGCGGGGCGCGAAGGCGAACTCATCTTCACCTACATCATGAAGTACCTGGGGATCAACAAAAACACCGAGCGCCTGTGGCTGCAATCCATGACGCCCGCCTCGATCCGGGAAGGTTTCTCGCATCTGCTGCCGGGTGACAGGAAGGCCGGACTCGCCGACGCTGCCGTGTGCCGCTCGGAAGCGGACTGGCTGGTCGGCATCAACGCCACGCGCGCCTTCACCATCCGCCTGTTCGGAAGAAACGTCAAGGAAACCGCAAATCTGGGCCGTGTCCAGACTCCTACCCTGGCCCTGCTGGTGGAGCGGGAAAAAGCGATCCAGGCCTTCGTATCCCGTGATTACTGGATTGTCAGGGGTATATTTGAGGTATCGGGAGACACCTACGAAGGGATCTGGATTCGGGAACACTTCAAGAAGAAGCCCAACGATCCAGACGACCGGGCCGACAGAATCTGGTCCAAAACTACGGCGGACGAGATTGTGGCGCGTTGTGCGGGTAAGTCGGCGGTGGCGACCGATAAGGCAAAGGAAACCCGGGAAGCCCCCCCTACCCTCTTTGACCTCACCACCCTGCAGCGCGAATCGAACCGGCGCTTCGGACTTTCTGCGCGCTCCACCCTTTCCGCGGCCCAGTCCCTCTACGAGAAGCACAAGGTGCTCACCTATCCGCGCACCGACAGCAAATGCCTGCCAGAAGATTACCCCGCCGAAGTGAGCCGGACACTGGGTTCTCTGGACGGACTGTACGCCCCGCTCGCCCAGCGCATCGGCGATCCTTCCCGGGCGCAGATGGCGAAACGGATATTCGACAACACCCGGATCTCTGACCACTTTGCGATCATCCCCACCGGCGAAACGCCCAAAGGGCTCACCGCCGTGGAACAGAAGGTTTACGACCTGGTCGTGCGCCGATTTCTGGCCGCCTTCATGGACTCGGCCGTATGGAAAATCGTGGAAAGAACCACCCGCGTCGGCAAAGATACCTTCCGCACCACCGCGAGGGTGCTGGCGAAGGCCGGCTGGCGCGAGGCGTTCGGAAAGGAGGAGGAACCGGAGACCGATGTCGGTATCGCCAGCCACCTGCCCGCCCTCGTAGACAGTGAAGGCATATTGACACGCAAGGTGGAGCTGGACGAATGCCGTACCAATCCGCCGCCGCGCTACAACGACGCCACGCTGCTGGCTGCCATGGAGACGGCAGGAAAGCTGCTGGACGACGAGACATTGGCCGAAGCCATGAAGGAGCGGGGCCTGGGCACGCCGGCCACGCGGGCTGAAACGATTGAGAAGCTGATCAGCGCTCACTATGTGACACGCGACCGCAGGGATCTTGTGCCCACATCAAAGGCGATGAACCTGATCCGCCTGCTGCTGGCCATTCCGGTACAGGAACTCGTCTCTCCCACCCTGACCGGCGAGTGGGAAAACAAGCTGCTGATGATGGAGAAAAGCAAGCTTTCCCGTCCTGACTTCATGCGGGACATTATGCGGTTTACCGCCCAGATCGTGGAAAAAGCGAGGGGATTTGATATGGATACCGGATTCGAGAACAGTGAACCTTTTGGAAAGTGCCCGAAGTGTGGCGTTACATTACGGGAGAAACTCAAGGCCTATGAATGCACCGGCTGCGATTTCAAGCTCTACAAGACCATGAGCCAGCGCCTGATCACCAAAGATGAGGCCATTGAACTGATGGATAAGCAGGAGATCGGGCCGCTGGATGGCTTCTTCTCGTTCAAGACTCGCAAGCACTTCTCCGCCGGACTCCGCCTCAATGACGAATGGAAGGTAGAATTTGTCTTTGAAGATCGCACGGCAAACGGCGGGGAAAATGGTCCGAATATCCCCTGCCCCCTCTGTGGCAAGCCAATGTCCGCCCGCCAGGGCCGCTTCGGTCCGTTCCTCGGCTGCACCGGTTACCCGGAATGCAAGCATACGATCAACGTCGGCCCGGATGGGGAACCGGTCGCCGCCCCGGCAGGGGGAACCCAGAGCGACGTCGTCTGCGAGAAATGCGGGAAACCGATGGCCGTCAAGAGGGGCCGTTTCGGGACCTTCCTCGGCTGCTCGGGCTACCCGGAATGTAAGAACATTGTCAAGACAGGCAAGGGAGCGGCCGGATCCGCCCAGCCTCAACCCCCGGAGCTGACGGATACCATCTGCGACAAATGCGGCCGCCCCATGGCGACTAAACGCGGGCGATTCGGCCCTTTCCTGGGCTGCTCCGGCTATCCCGAATGCAAGAATATCATGAAGATCAAAGCCGGGGCATAA
- a CDS encoding TraB/GumN family protein, producing the protein MTHNETLQDGKGISASDSSSGGLSSGLSSVVGSKDEQHAQRLIHNGKEIILVGTAHISKESADLVERIIARENPDTVCVELCPARLEALQQKDKWQEMDIVRVIREKRASLLLFQLLLASIQKKMAKKFLVNPGEDMLRAIVTAKKYHAEIVPVDRDIRISLLRTWRSMGFISKVKLLPEMLLSLFITEDITAEQVEQMKQHDTLELAMRALADKLPSIKTILIDERDQYLAYAIGQAPGPKIVAVIGAGHVKGVIENIGKDINIIPLLTIPPASIWGGIIVWFVPLFIIGLFVAGLFLSGIRASMNMIMGWSAVTAAFSGLGALILLAHPLTIMASAFAAPFTTLHPLIAAGWVAGITEATIRKPKVADFLALAEDITSIRGFFSNKITRILLLVAVVNLTTSIGTFVAIPVIMRFF; encoded by the coding sequence ATGACTCATAACGAAACGTTACAGGATGGCAAGGGCATATCTGCTTCGGATTCGTCTTCGGGCGGTTTGTCCAGCGGCCTATCCTCAGTCGTCGGGTCAAAAGACGAGCAGCATGCACAGCGCCTGATCCATAACGGCAAAGAGATCATTTTGGTAGGCACGGCTCATATATCTAAAGAAAGCGCCGACCTGGTAGAGCGGATCATCGCGCGGGAGAATCCCGATACCGTCTGCGTGGAACTCTGCCCGGCCCGATTGGAGGCCCTGCAGCAAAAAGATAAATGGCAGGAGATGGACATCGTCCGGGTGATTCGCGAAAAACGCGCCTCCTTACTGCTCTTCCAGCTCTTGCTGGCATCCATCCAGAAAAAGATGGCCAAAAAGTTCCTCGTCAATCCCGGCGAGGATATGTTGCGGGCCATTGTCACGGCCAAAAAATACCATGCGGAAATCGTGCCTGTGGATCGGGATATCAGGATTTCCCTCCTGCGCACTTGGAGGAGCATGGGCTTTATCAGCAAGGTTAAACTGTTGCCGGAAATGCTGCTTTCCCTGTTCATCACGGAAGATATCACGGCAGAGCAAGTGGAACAGATGAAACAGCATGACACCCTGGAGCTTGCCATGCGCGCCCTGGCCGACAAGCTGCCGTCCATCAAGACCATCCTGATTGACGAACGGGACCAATACCTGGCTTATGCCATCGGTCAGGCGCCGGGGCCTAAAATCGTCGCCGTCATCGGCGCCGGGCATGTCAAAGGCGTCATAGAGAATATCGGTAAAGATATCAATATCATACCGCTGCTGACGATACCGCCCGCCAGCATCTGGGGAGGGATCATCGTCTGGTTTGTTCCCCTTTTTATTATCGGTTTGTTTGTGGCCGGTTTATTTTTGTCCGGCATCCGCGCGAGCATGAATATGATCATGGGCTGGTCCGCAGTGACAGCCGCCTTCTCCGGCTTGGGCGCGCTTATTTTGCTGGCCCATCCGCTGACGATTATGGCATCGGCCTTTGCCGCTCCCTTTACCACGCTCCATCCGCTGATCGCGGCCGGATGGGTGGCGGGGATTACGGAGGCCACGATCAGGAAGCCCAAGGTGGCTGACTTTCTCGCTCTGGCCGAGGACATCACGAGCATCCGCGGCTTTTTCAGCAACAAAATTACGCGCATCCTGCTGTTGGTCGCAGTTGTCAACCTGACGACTTCCATCGGCACCTTCGTCGCGATCCCCGTGATTATGAGGTTTTTTTAA